In the genome of Amphiura filiformis chromosome 4, Afil_fr2py, whole genome shotgun sequence, one region contains:
- the LOC140150365 gene encoding LOW QUALITY PROTEIN: uncharacterized protein (The sequence of the model RefSeq protein was modified relative to this genomic sequence to represent the inferred CDS: inserted 1 base in 1 codon; deleted 2 bases in 1 codon): MAKTYQCQTCQREFNCVSSLRRHERCVHGLNQLLYICPECGQNFKRPDTLQRHQKLHRVERNVKTTAIQSTAEPEETSTKRQHDNDTLPVPKRSKLENHAENKDDILLKHIDDPQLLQIYKTNWRQIKTYIKKGKILTKYNCYLPNLSTDSMVKCAEEVFEQQRNAFKMNISFGFILRNNETNELRFYYSSGNTKLFPAPHLITDRHSFEAFITTLKQNNPLDYARENRPNSKWIVEEITNITFFVYKIRDHPIGAHCSLPEFITQNKNVISLIINKHNGKPYKDNLCFFRCLALHSGEQTRSLEKTTKSLYHDFTNQPIKKFKGVALDQLPGIEDRFEVNITVYELTEQENEQKTNTEDGEPEDTVEAPEKKVVSRLIRRSLEKYSATMHLNLYSSGSQRHFSYITDIERYCRSYSCRKCRKLWKTAKQLHRHEVICEYEGTVDVFPRGIYVSPPTVLDQIREEGIEVPSDWDYFPYFATFDFECYMVKSSAESGGEKLTWTCDHIPLSVSVCSNVPGYTEPTCFVSRGNPNEIVQTMVKYLVEISFISYEKLQDTFGSIFVQLDEQIQKLHGEEKCKAKLNYLGNLRSKLEAHLHQLPVMGFNSGKYDINLVKRYLLPYLVENEPVNHLVKRNNNYMSIVTDHVKFLDVTNFLAPGFSLDQFIRAYDCSLQKGLFPYEWIHLDNLDHTSLPPREAFDSKLKGTSITEDEYQACQEVWDREGMQTMRDYLIWYNNRDVQPFVEAVEKMADTYREKEIDLFKDGISVPGLTMKYLFKISPRANFALFGNKDQDLYHTFRNNLXGGPSIVFTRYHETGKTQIRGGKGVQKIVGYDANALYLSALKQDMPTGYPTRRKETTGFKKEPKPFSVVAQEWLEWEAHRRGISIRHEGNNSEKRIGPRMLPVDGFSAKTNRVFEMQGCWYHGHPCKMNPRHGEETMQKRYQKTLEKREYIEKLGYVYEEMWECEFNRLKKDSEELRQFLQSRKRPLDSKVQLSMNKIIDAIKSGQLFGCVECDVWVPDHLKSCFSEMPPIFKNTEISRQDIGPFMQSYAEEHGIMNKPRKSLIGSMFGEKMLFATPVLQWYLSEGLEITRVYEVAEYTPVACFSLFVDNVSDARRVGDSDPSKAIIADTMKLMGNSSYGKTITNKYRHRNIKITDSTKASNLVNEPLFRDLNDISDNCYEVEMAKAKIKHDLPIQIGFFVYQHAKLRMLQFYYNFLDFYLDRSDFEYVQMDTDSAYFAISGDSIESLVKPELREQFEREKHKWLPRTDTVEHARYDKRTPGLFKLEWEGEGIVALCSKTWYGFGSKDKFSSKGANKKNNIINKEKYLRVLIEQKAESATNRGFRVRQHGFNLSDEQVKDAFTYFYPKRKVLADGITTTYLDI, from the exons ATGGCTAAAACCTACCAATGTCAAACATGTCAACGGGAATTCAACTGTGTGTCATCTCTTAGAAGACACGAAAGATGCGTTCATGGACTGAATCAACTTCTGTATATTTGCCCTGAGTGTGGGCAGAATTTTAAAAGACCGGACACTCTACAACGACATCAAAAGCTTCACCGAGTTGAACGAAATGTAAAGACGACAGCTATCCAGTCTACAGCTGAGCCTGAGGAAACAAGTACCAAGCGCCAACATGATAATGACACCTTACCTGTTCCAAAGAGAAGTAAATTAGAAAACCATGCAGAAAACAAGGACGACATTCTTCTAAAACACATAGATGATCCGCAACTGCTGCAAATCTACAAAACCAACTGGAGACAAATTAAAACCTACATCAAAAAAGGGAAAATATTGACCAAATACAACTGCTACCTCCCCAATTTGAGTACTGATTCGATGGTGAAGTGTGCGGAAGAAGTCTTTGAACAGCAAAGGAATGCTTTCAAAATGAATATTTCTTTCGGTTTCATTTTGCGGAACAATGAGACCAACGAGCTGCGATTTTATTATTCCTCtggaaacaccaagctatttccTGCTCCTCATCTGATCACTGACCGTCACAGCTTTGAAGCATTCATCACGACCTTAAAACAGAACAATCCTCTGGATTATGCTAGAGAAAATCGGCCAAACAG CAAATGGATCGTTGAAGAAATTACCAACATCACGTTTTTTGTCTACAAAATCCGAGACCACCCTATCGGCGCCCATTGTAGCTTACCAGAGTTCATcacacaaaacaaaaatgtcatatctCTCATCATCAATAAACATAATGGAAAACCATACAAGGATAACCTATGTTTTTTCCGATGTCTTGCTCTTCATTCTGGAGAACAAACAAGATCTTTGGAAAAGACAACAAAGTCACTTTACCATGATTTCACCAATCAACCTATCAAGAAGTTCAAGGGAGTGGCACTTGATCAGCTTCCCGGGATTGAAGATCGCTTCGAAGTTAACATTACTGTTTACGAGCTTACGGAACAAGAGAATGAACAAAAGACAAACACCGAGGATGGTGAACCTGAAGACACCGTGGAAGCCCCCGAAAAGAAAGTTGTATCTCGTTTGATTCGCCGAAGCCTTGAAAAGTATTCAGCCACCATGCACCTAAATTTGTACAGCAGCGGCAGCCAACGCCATTTCAGCTACATCACCGATATTGAAAGATATTGTAGAAGCTACAGCTGCAGAAAATGTCGGAAACTGTGGAAGACTGCCAAACAGCTTCATCGTCACGAAGTGATCTGTGAATATGAAG gtACCGTGGATGTGTTTCCGCGTGGCATCTACGTGAGTCCACCAACCGTGCTGGATCAGATTAGAGAAGAAGGCATCGAAGTACCTTCAGACTGGGACTACTttccatattttgcaacattCGATTTTGAATGTTACATGGTCAAATCCTCGGCAGAATCAGGTGGAGAAAAGTTAACCTGGACATGCGATCATATCCCATTGAGCGTGAGTGTTTGTAGCAATGTACCAGGTTATACCGAACCCACCTGTTTTGTTAGCCGAGGAAATCCGAATGAAATTGTTCAAACTATGGTCAAGTATCTGGTAGAGATAAGTTTTATTAGTTATGAAAAGTTGCAAGATACTTTTGGTAGTATTTTCGTTCAATTGGACGaacaaattcaaaagttacatGGAGAGGAAAAATGCAAGGCAAAGCTAAATTATTTAGGCAACTTGCGCTCCAAATTAGAGGCTCATTTACACCAATTGCCGGTAATGGGCTTCAACAGTGGTAAATATGACATTAATCTTGTCAAACGATATCTACTTCCATATCTAGTAGAAAATGAACCAGTGAACCATCTGGTTAAGAGAAACAACAACTATATGTCTATCGTCACAGATCATGTCAAGTTTTTGGATGTTACTAATTTTCTTGCCCCAGGATTTAGCTTAGACCAATTTATTCGCGCCTATGATTGTTCGCTGCAAAAAGGTCTCTTTCCCTATGAGTGGATTCACCTGGACAATCTTGATCATACCTCTCTACCACCGAGAGAGGCGTTTGATAGTAAGTTAAAGGGAACCTCTATCACCGAGGATGAGTACCAAGCTTGTCAAGAGGTGTGGGATCGTGAAGGGATGCAAACCATGAGGGATTATTTGATTTGGTACAACAATCGAGATGTACAACCTTTTGTTGAAGCCGTAGAAAAAATGGCTGATACATACCGTGAAAAAGAGATAGATTTGTTCAAAGACGGTATCTCTGTACCAGGGTTAACAATGAAGTATCTCTTTAAGATCAGTCCTCGGGCCAATTTTGCCCTATTCGGTAACAAGGACCAAGATCTGTACCACACTTTCAGGAATAATC GTGGGGGTCCATCGATAGTCTTCACCAGATACCACGAAACCGGCAAGACGCAAATACGTGGTGGTAAGGGTGTCCAAAAGATCGTGGGATACGACGCTAACGCCCTGTACCTTAGCGCTCTTAAACAAGATATGCCCACGGGATATCCGACACGTAGGAAAGAGACCACAGGTTTTAAGAAGGAACCCAAACCTTTCTCAGTTGTTGCCCAAGAATGGCTAGAATGGGAAGCCCATCGGCGAGGTATTTCCATCCGACATGAAGGGAATAATAGTGAGAAAAGGATAGGCCCTAGAATGCTACCTGTTGATGGCTTTTCAGCCAAAACTAACAGGGTGTTTGAAATGCAAGGATGTTGGTATCATGGTCATCCCTGTAAAATGAACCCTCGTCACGGAGAAGAGACCATGCAAAAAAGGTACCAAAAGACCTTGGAGAAACGAGAATACATAGAAAAGTTGGGTTACGTTTATGAAGAAATGTGGGAATGTGAATTTAATCGTTTGAAAAAGGATAGTGAAGAACTACGACAATTTCTACAAAGTAGAAAACGTCCTTTAGACTCCAAAGTTCAactgagcatgaacaaaatcattgATGCCATCAAATCAGGTCAATTATTTGGTTGTGTTGAGTGTGATGTTTGGGTTCCAGACCATTTGAAGTCCTGCTTTTCAGAGATGcccccaatttttaaaaatactgaaatttcaCGCCAAGATATTGGGCCTTTTATGCAAAGTTATGCCGAAGAGCATGGTATTATGAACAAACCTAGGAAAAGTCTAATTGGTAGTATGTTCGGGGAAAAGATGCTATTTGCTACACCTGTTCTGCAGTGGTACCTTAGTGAAGGATTAGAGATAACCCGAGTGTACGAAGTAGCCGAATATACACCAGTTGCTTGCTTCTCGCTATTTGTCGATAATGTGTCGGATGCTCGACGAGTTGGTGATAGTGATCCCTCCAAGGCTATCATTGCCGATACTATGAAGCTGATGGGTAATTCCTCTTATGGTAAGACCATCACCAATAAGTACAGGCATCGAAATATCAAAATTACGGATAGTACGAAGGCCAGTAACCTTGTCAACGAACCCCTCTTTCGTGATTTAAATGACATCTCTGACAATTGTTACGAGGTAGAAATGGCCAAGGCCAAGATCAAACACGACCTTCCTATTCAGATTGGCTTTTTTGTCTATCAACATGCAAAGCTCAGAATGCTTCAATTTTATTACAATTTTCTCGATTTTTATCTAGACAGGTCTGATTTTGAGTACGTACAAATGGATACAGATTCGGCTTACTTTGCCATATCTGGCGACAGCATCGAAAGTTTGGTTAAACCAGAACTGAGAGAACAATTTGAGAGAGAAAAACACAAGTGGTTGCCACGTACTGATACTGTAGAACACGCTAGATATGACAAACGTACCCCTGGTCTTTTCAAACTGGAGTGGGAAGGGGAGGGGATTGTTGCACTCTGTAGCAAGACATGGTATGGGTTTGGTTCAAAAGACAAATTTAGCAGTAAGGGGGCCAACAAGAAAAACAATATCATCAATAAAGAAAAGTATCTTCGTGTGTTGATAGAACAAAAAGCCGAGTCTGCCACAAACAGAGGGTTTCGTGTC AGACAACATGGTTTTAACTTGTCTGACGAGCAAGTCAAGGATGCCTTTACCTATTTTTACCCCAAACGAAAGGTTCTTGCCGATGGCATCACTACCACATACCTTGACATATAG